The nucleotide sequence GCCATGCATTACGGTCGGGTTGGATTTGCCGTTGAAGGAGTTGAAGATGAAGCTCCTTAAGGATGAAAAGGTGTCGATGCTTGTGCTGACTGCTGCTGGGGGATGTGGGAAAACAACCTTGGCTAAAAAGTTTTgtcaagatcaagaagtcaaagGTATGCTATCAATgatttaaaattctttttttttttgtgaagtgTTAACTTCCTACATAGTTTTTTAACTATGTAGATAACGCAATTTAGTATTACAGgtaatgatatttatttttattgataaatgagaagtcttaagtttgattcttgtcacaaacaaatttgaactatattattgctaaTTTAAACCCACCCCTTAGTTTAGAtagatcaaaaaaaaaaaaaaaaacatatagagGATTAGACGAGCAAAAGTATGCACTATGGCCAAGACCCCCCTATAAAACGCCCGCTAGTCCCTCCAAGTTTCCACACCAACCCAATTTGTTAAAGAGAATACAATGTACAACGAAGGGAACATGAAACTAAACCGTGTGAAAGCGTAGAGCCGGTCCTTAAGGTAGTGCAGGCGCAGCCTAGGGCCCCGCTTTGGAAGGATTCCtaaaaattttatatttcatgtaaataacatataaaaaaaaataaaaaaatatcataattcatttgttagtgtagtaaaaatatcataatttatttgttagtgtagtaaattttttttttttcaatttcccatctctccatttctataGAATGTTTAAATCAACTATCACATGGTCTTGAATATTGTATTTTAAAGTaataaaaactttgaatttatattttggttttcaataatttattattcaatGAAGTATTTCAATATCCGATTCATTAGTATGATGTTGTagtaaaaacaaaagagaaacaattgacgttgttgaatttattatactcgtcaatcaagttttattgttctttacTCTCCtgatcatcaagttttattattcttcactctcaatcttaTACTCTTGACTGCAAACATTTAGTATATTTGCGTCTAAAAACGAGAGACGggtaatatttaaataatgttTGTATATCTATCTTCTTTTGCTATTAATTTTTAGGGACTTTTAAATCCAGGTTCAAAAACATAGACGGTTGTGAGGAGTGAAACAGTTATCTAATTGAGGGTGGGGATCTAGAAAGAGATCCGGGTGGCAGATTTGAGTTGGAAGAGATATTGCGAAAGCGATGTGATGATTTTAAGGAGATGATGAATATCAagtcttgcatttttttttaattcagttttccgtttttatttaattatttaaatattatttaaagatACTTTAGagttatttaaaacaaaacatattagGGTTATTTTGGGATTAATGATGGGTGGAGAAAtaacattttacttttttaactttttatgatGGTAGGTGGGATTATTGTGGGGTGGGAAAGTAGGACATTGGGGTGGGGCTAGTAGGACACTGGTTGGGATTGTCCTTTTTTTGAATGTATATTATACTTATAAGctagatatgaaacctaactaaaaagtttttttaaaaaaaatatacatacaaACAAGACACATTAGTCTGtgataggttgattataaaaaagaatttttcatataggtaaataaatataattaacatgtgatataggttggttataaaaattaaaaataaaatttataaatggggtttaaagtagaaggaaaaacaagaaataacaaaaagagaataaaaagaaataatcaaagagataattgggaagaaatttggtttttataataaatcttaaattattgataattaaataattaaatataaggaattggacttattttaataaattggactaaTCCTGCTATTGGctaaaaaaattggacttatatcaagttttcctgacttttaatgatatttgatgtagaaataatttttttatgtatttagcgAATTCTTTTTTGTACATATCAAGAATCGGGGGCCAAATAACTTTAGGGTCCCACTTTGAAGGTTCGTCTAAGGCCCCCAAAATCTCAGGGCCAGtgaaaacaaattaagaaagttCATAAATTCTTCTACATATAGCTTCATCTCAGGGCACAAATCTTGCAATGAGCTCTTGCTTGACTACTTGATTACTTGATCTGAGAATTGCAGACATATCTAGTCAACCTTTTTATTAACCTCCGACATTCTGTTTGGATAGATACATTCAAGAACAACATCTTCTTTGTCAATGTCTCGAAAAGGCCCAACTTGGACCTTATTGTACATGAACTATATCAACTGAAGGGGTTCGAGCTGCCTGCTTTCCAAAACGAATTCATGGCAGTTGATTTGTTGCAACAATTTTTGAAGAAAGCAACAGACAATCCTCTGTTGTTTGTCCTGGATGACGTTTGGTCAGAATCAGAGTCCCTTCTTGATAAGTTTGATCAattcaagttttcaaattaCAAGATTTTGGTCACATCAAGATTTGCATTTCCGAGATTTGGTTCTCCGTACCATTTGGCATTATTGAATGATGAGGATGCAATGGCTCTTTTTCACCATTCAGCATCCTTGGAGAATGAGAGCTCTTATACTTCCGAAGATCTTTCGAGAAAGGTGATTTCTTCGTCTGCAATGCACATACATGCTTATTTATGCCTCAGAAGAGGGTAAAGAAATAACGTTGACCGTCCACACATGTTAACACTTCCATTTACCGTCTCACAATAACAATTTTATCATCTTTACTGAAACATTTAGATGATTTACAACAATTTAATCAGATAATAACTGAATTCATTCGGGATAATTAAATTGCAGATTATGAAGCGCTGTGAGGGATGGCCACTTGCCATTGCATTGGTCGGGAGGTCACTTCGTGGCCAGCCTAAAGAAATCTGGCAGAAAAAAATACTGGAATGGAGCAAAGCTTCTTCCATTCTTGATACTGAAAAGGATTTGCTTgctgataggattaaaagcacaccacaaagtagcacacaaatgtcctattaattttccttattaacaataatgtttgtcaattgtagcatatgaaaataagggtctttcccgcagaagattgttttatctaactacttaaaatgtcacaaaaactgggctgctgtccctactgaccagccaccgaaaaataattcttagactgacttacacttatctaaagtctacgaaattttatatacagatactagacacacagagctacactcatacaaattttggggatttttggagttgatttgctatttaaattaaatcgaacaaaaacagaacagagacagatttttgagtagttcacaaattaagaaaaacgagttaggggaattgctatccaccaccaaataatcatgcaaacatgttatgtttcattcaaattcctttcattttcggatgaagatgctcaagttggctcaatgttagaacccaacctattactctttcttatgtagtatgttaagagaatggcgttttcaacttaacttagtccctaacatgcaatctacaatggtgtgttcatagatttaacaagtagaaatcattaagaacgaaaagagtttgagtcatcacaagacatcgtaagtactagcgttgtcttacttatcctagaaattgattcacatgttaatcgcaattaacaagtactactctagaacatatgtaggtcctcattcgacaagggcagacacacacatattcatagcattagaatcctagatatgcttactaagtatgcatctgtagaaaacacaaaaagaattcatcaatgagacaagtagtgaaccaattttcattcattcataaaagtaattcaaacgaaatgtcataacaaacttgcaatcatattcggggcttcaaaacagcccctaactactaaaaattagttacacataattctcaaattaaaccaaaagaaagacatgagtttgagaagataaaatcgagagaagagaatgccaagatttcctccttcttttctttccttccccaacgcagcagccttgcctttttCCCTTGCTtagcttcttttctttctctcttttttttcacactttttctccctttttgttgCTGCAACCTGTaggtcttttcttcttttctgctgccatagttttttctccataactcaccccaccaacagccatttagtgatgacaataagtgggaggaaatgctaaaacaattgtaactctttgggcagcctttatgcccattactctcacttaattttttatttcctcttatatttgaataggtgttagctggcttgttcttggttgcatcagttttggctgttagttttatgggatttagtgctttcaatgctttcttgtcagttacaaactgctcagcctcctgggaacctttcagtgttagaaCGACCATAActttttctagaaaaatgatattaacaatccgtgaaatgctccagaaaatagacatccgtaactttccaagcatataaggatcattctctaattcattctgagctgtctgcaacttgcttccaaagtcagctgacctgcacaggcagttttgacgaatttattacttaaaattccacttgtgttatttttcttttctttacttgacaaatcctacaaaacacaaaaacaaagtaaataactcaaaaatataaggaactaactaagaaaagacaagtgaatttgatataaaatatatataaatataagcttatcaaatacccccacacttagcttttgctagtccttgagcaaaacaaagaaaacatgaaaaagtagcaacatgaaaaacattagcTCCCCACTATGTGACCCTCAtagaatttcattcaagaaaacaaatcatcaagaacCTTAGCTAGCATCAAACAAGCTAATCCAAGCTCATCTTCCTTATGCAAATGTTAACAACTACTTTTTAATCATCCTTGAAGTGTAGTGTGTGTAATAGCCATGCTAAtgcaatttcaagttttgatttaAAACACTACATGCAAACTAGTGACCTTCTCACGGGACATACACTTAATCACACATATGTTTAGTTTAACGTGTTTCGCTCAAAGAATCAAATGTGAAAGATCTACCATAAGCTTGCATAAAGATCTCATCTCCACAATcataattgcaaaactaaaATCAAGAGGACTTTTATTGGTTGTAATGAGGCTTAGGGAGAGGATTATAGAAATAAAAGGATAGGTAAACACAAGTTCCAAGCTACATTGCAAGCAATTCTCTTGTTGAGATTTATAAGAACTCAAGCTCTCCAACACTCTACTAATACCTCCAATCACACCCCTAAACTTTTTATTTGCTTTgtatacaattttttattttttattttttttgagcCAATTTTGCACATAactaaatacaaacatgaaatacccccacacttattcttTTGCCAAACTCCTTCAAAGTACTTCACAAACATTTCTCATAAGACAATCTCACATTGCTCACTAGCTAGCTTGGAAAGGgtaatgaaaaatgtttaagGTATAAGGGCAGACATATCTGGTGATAAGAAATAAAAGGCTTAACATATACGGCTGAAATTGGCAATCTAATGATATCATTTTTATTTAGGAAACATGCTTATTTGGGCCATGGTGATAAACCTAATGCCTTTATCCTTTTCAAGTTCATGCAATCAATGACAAACATTTCGAAAGATCGTTACGCAAGTTCTAGAGATGTAATCCACATAAGTTCATCACACATGAACGAATAtgagtgtatgaaaaatgcacaCACTTTCAATAGGCTCAAAAGCTCACATAGGTTGTATATGGTCACTATGTTCACATACGAAGCTTTAAATCATGCTTTAGTTTCATATCAACAAGGTTATgtgcttttggtttttcaaagatgatTAAACATGTACAAGGCTAACAAGAGAATAAGGAATTTCACACAACACATGCTTACTAAGTTCTTGATCaccgtggttcaaattcaatccaGTTATATCATTGGGTCGGGAAACTAACAAAAAActaattcaaaacaataaataaaacaagactatttttttggattttcaaattttcagaatgtttttccctttttttttttgggtaaacaaaactaattaagaaaacaaaaagcaacaacaaggaaacaaattaaACCAGTTCTTAGTCAAAGGgacgaaaattttcaatttggtcattttttcaatccttacccccaaacttaaactggacattgtccccaatgtcataaaacacaataatgcataaaataaaaataaaataaaatagtaagaaacaaaataaagcatttGGACTAAAAACTTCCCCAATTTGTGGTAAAAGCAAACGATGACCCCCAAACTTCAATTCTGCAATCAACTCCAAGGGTGGACATAACCAAATGATtcctacaaagaaaagaaataattcaGCTTAGCACGCAAGAAAActcagaaaacaaaacaaacgaaaaattgaaaatgacataaaaagacaatgaatataaatattgggttgcctcccaataagCGCTTGCTTTTACGTCCGCAGTCGGACGGTACCAAGAGTAATCATTCAAGGGAAGCTGGTTCTTGGAGGGGTACAACCTCCACATCATACTCCGCAAAAGACTCGTAATATGGTTTGAGTCTatgtccattcactttgaacacgtttctagtctttgcactttggatttCCACtacaccatgaggaaaaatatTAGTTATAACAAACGGACCAACCCATCGAGAACGAAGCTTACCTGGAAATAATCGAAGGCAAGAATTAAATAGAAGAACTTTTTGTCCAATGGCAAAGCTCTTCCTtgatatcatcttgtcatgaaatgcctttgaTTTCTCCTTGTATATTCGACTAGACTCGTATGCATCATTCCTGATTTCATCTaactcattcaattgaagcttcctctgCTGTCCAGCAACACTCATGTCCATGTTGTAGGCTTTGATCGCCCAATAAGCTTTGTGTTCTAATTCTACTGGAAGGcggcatggtttcccataaactaatcgaaatggggacattccaatAGGAGTCTTATAAGCAGTcctataagcccacaatgcatcgttcaagcgcatgctccaatccttcctactAGGACTCACagttttctccaaaatttgtttcaccTCACGGTTTGATACTTCTGCTTGACCACTAGTTTGCGGATGATAAGGTGTAgacaccttatgtgtgacattgtacttcCTAAGCAACGCTTCAAATGTTCTATTGCAAAAGTGACTCCCTCCATTGCTAATGATTGCTCTAGGTGTCCCAAATCTTGCAAAGATGTTAGTCTTAATAAAATCTGAAACAATTTTTGAATCATTAGTTTTGGTGGCTTtcgcttccacccatttagaaacataatccacagccaataaaatgtaaagaaaactatttgaagatggaaaaggtcccatgaaatcaatgccccacacATCAAAGATCTCAATAATCAAAATAgaggtttgtggcatttgatttCTTGGGCCCAAGTTACCTgttcgttgacaacgatcacatgttGCACAAAACTCGTATGCATCCTTAAACaaactaggccaataaaaaccactctctaacaccttaagggctgtcttctttgctccaaaatggccgccacatgcataagaatgacaaaaagtTAGAATAGATTTAAACTCAGATTCAGGGACGCACCTTCTAATCAATTGATCAGGGTAATATTTCCACAGATAAAGATCATCCCACTTGTAGTATTTGGCGGTTTTGACAAGCTTATCTTTCTGAGCACGTGTAAAATCATCCGGAAACTTTTTTGTGACCTTGTAATTGATAATATCTGCATACCAATGGTCAGTAacctttaatgaaaaaaattgctCATCCGGAAAACTCTCACGTAAAGGGATGAAATCTTCCTCTATGTTTAAGTGCACAAGTCTGCTAAGATGATTTGCTACAACattctcactccctttcttatCCTTGATCTCtaagtcaaactcttgaagcAGAAGTATCCATCGAATGAGTCGCGGTTTTGCATCTTTTTTTGTGAGTAAatacttcaaagctgcatggtcagaaaacacaataactttagttcCAATAAGATAAGATCTAAATttttctaaagcaaatacaacagctAGAAGCTCCTTCTCTGTTGTTGAATAATTCAACTATGCATCATTGAGTGTTCGTGATGCATAATaaatgacatgtggcactttGTTGACACGCTGTCCTAGAACTGCACCGACAGCATAATCTGAAGCATCGCACATTAAATCAAAAGGTAAACTCCAATCTGGTGGCATGATCACAGGAGCCGTGGATAACAACTCCTTAAGTTTGTTGAATGCTACCACACACTCTTCATTCATATCAAATGTTACATCCTTTTGAAGCAAACGACACAAGGGTCTAGAAATCATTGAGAAGTCTTTcataaacctacgatagaaacctgcatgtccaagaaaagaacgaacctcccTGACAGTAGTAGGGAGAGGTAAAGAACTAACAAGTTCTACTTtagatttatcaacttcaattccattTTCAAATATGATATGCCCTAAAACTAATCCATGcgaaaccatgaaatgacattttcccCAATTTAAGACCAGATTAGTTTCTTGACAACGTTTTAAAACTAAGGACAGATTATGTagacatgtatcaaaagaatcaccataaactgaaaaatcatccatgaacacttcaattattttctcaatcatatcagaaaagatacttaccatacacctttgaaatgtGGCGGGGGCGTTGCAAAGTCCAAACGGCATCCTCcggtatgcaaatgtgccaaatggACATGTGAAAGtcgtcttttcttgatcatccggagcaactgcaatttgattatatccagaataaccatcaagaaagcaataatgagaatgaccagctaacctttctaacatttgatcaatgaatggaacTGGAAAGTGATCCTTGCGTGTGGTGCTGTTTATCTTCCGATAGTCTGTACAAACTCTCCAACTATTTTGCACACGTGTAGGCACTAGCTCACTAGCTTCATTCTTAACAACTGTGACTCCAGATCGCTTCGGAACTACTTGAACAGGGCTCACCCACTTGCTGTCCGAGATAGGATATATGATGCCAACatcaagaagcttgataatctctttCTTGATGACCTCCATCATGAGTAGGTTCAAACGGCGTTGAGCTTCCCTTGTAGGTTTTGCACCTTTCTCCAGCAGAATCCTATGCATACATGTAGCTGGatttatacctttgatatctgCAATGCTCCAAGCTGTGGCAATTTTGTGATCCTTCAATACTCGGATCAGTTTCTCCCTTTCTTCTGctgtgagttgtgatgatatGATGACCGGTAATGTTTCATCCTCTCCCaaaaatgcatacttcaaatgTTCAGGAATCGGTTTAAGCTCCAATTTTGGTGCCTGAATCACAGAAggaagaatttttttattagaagtaggaagagaaataaaataggaagaaaacttACCACGAATTGGTGAAAgagactcaagggctgccactgTCTGGATTAATTCTTCTTCAATGTGCTCAGAATAATTAAGTTTTCCATGTGTAATGCTATGCACTAACGCCTTCTCTAAATTGTCTTGTCCCACACCTTCATTAAAACAATCTTGCACAAAATAGTCAAACGCATCAATAGACAAACAAGATTCAAAATCACTAGGGTACCTCATAGCATCGAAGATTTTGAACTTGACGTTTTCTCCATCAATTTCCATGGTTAAAGTACCATCGTAGACATCAATCTTCGTACGCGCCGTTCTAAGGAATGGTCTTCCCAATATAAAAGGAAGTGTAGTAGGCATATGGTCATGTTCCAtctcaagaacaaaaaaatcaGCGGGAAAAATAAGTTCATTCACTTGCACAAGTACATCCTCCAATAGGCCTTTGGGATATCTATTTGAACGATCTGCCAACTAGATTACTACCTTTGTTTCCTTCAAGTCTCCAAGGTTTAATGATTCATACACTGAATATGACATCAGATTGATGGATGCCCCCAGATCACACAATGCTCTCCCAAACTCTTTCCCTCCAATTACACATGGAATGGTAAAGCTACCGGCATCCTTCAACTTCGGTGGTAGCTTTCTCTGCAAAACAGCTGATACTTCCTCGCTTAATGCCACAGTTTCTTGATCATTGAATCTTCTCTTGTTCGTACAAATCTCTTTAAGGAACTTTGCATACTTGGGCACTTGTTTTATGGCATCTAAAAGAGGTAAGTTCACTTGGACTTTTCGGAAAGTATCCAAGATTTCCTTATCAGTTTGCTCTTTCTTAGACTTCATAAACCTACGAGGAAAAGGAATAAGGacacatgagttaaatgaaTTTTGAACTTCTTTACTTACCTTATCAGaatcttttttgttcaattctgTATCTTTAGGAGACTTTTTAGTTTCTGTTGAAGCCTCATCTTGCTCAAGATTTTTGGTTTGTTGCTCCCCTTGCTCATTTGTATCTTTTGTAGTCCTCTTTTGCATCCTTGGCTGCTCaaaaacttcttttccactccttaaAGTCACAACATTCATCTGCTCCACATTTGGATTCACCACTGTTtggctaggcaaccttcctggTTGGTGTTCTTGCCCCATCAAACTTGCCAACTGACTCATTTGGCGCTCAAGGTTTTCAATTGCTTTGTCTGTTTTCtgttgatgagattgagtaGAGTTAGCTAAAGAAGCAATTAAATCCTTAAGAGACTTACTTGGAGCTTGTTGTTGTTGAGGCTGAAATGGTGCCTGCGGTCTTGCTTGAAAGAAGCCAGGTAGACGGTTATAGTTGTTGGGAACAGATTGTTGTCCGTTGTCTTGATTGTTCCACTTTAAGCGTGGATGATCGCGCCACCCTGCGTTATAGttgttggagtatggatcataCTTTTGTCTTTGTTGCCCCTGAAACCCTCTTAACGCATTAGCTTACTCAAGACCACCTTGATCCATTAACAAAGGGCACATATCTGTGGCATGTCCCATCATTGAACAAACACCGCACACCTGTTTTGGAGCCACCATAACCTGTTGCACAAGATTAGTCAAGTTAGCTAATTGTAATTCAATACTAAAGTTAGCACTTACCTCGTTAACTTTCTTAAGAGGTAGCTCATCTCTCCCTCCAAATTGTCGTGTGTTGCCAGCAATGTTCTTTAATAATGCCTTAGCATTTGTTGGTGTCTTGTCCATGAATGCTCCTCCACTTGCTGCATCAAGCATTACACGATCAGTACCACACAATCCTTcataaaaatattgtattaaaAGATGCTCTGAAATTTGATGATTAGGACAAGATGCAACCAAATGTGTGAATCGCTCATAGTAATCTCCAAAGGGCTCTCCATGTTGTTGTCCGATTGCACATATGTCTTTCCTTATGCTTGCAGCTTTTGTGGCCGGAAAATATTGCTCCAAGAATGCTTGCTTTTCCTGGTTCCATGTGTTCATTGATCCCGGAGGTAAATTGTAAAGCCACTCCTTTGCCTTAGCTTCTAATGTAAATGGGAATGCCCTCAACTTGACTTGCTCCTCATCCACATTGGCTGATCTCATTCCCGAGCATACCACATGAAACTccatgagatgcttgttggcatCCTCTGTTGAGAAGCCATAGAACTTAGGCAAGTAGTGAATCATGTCGGACTTAAGCTCAAATCCTCCTTCTGCATTTGGATATGTGATGCACAATGGTTGTTGATCCGTATTAGGCGTTGCCAACTCCCTCAAAGTCCGGTTATCAGCCATGCCTTCTTAtggttcttcctcctcttccgaACTCAAATGTGGTGGAGAAGATGGTGGTAAAGACACCGATGCACGCTTCTGCTTGATTGCTCCTCGA is from Pyrus communis chromosome 10, drPyrComm1.1, whole genome shotgun sequence and encodes:
- the LOC137746582 gene encoding probable disease resistance protein At5g66900, which gives rise to MSVASVGMGTLRTAFQMLYDAVKSVQEETTMFKHLLGDLKSTLESLQPLIQEIEKYNSKEGLEYFAIQMEEAANLVQKCSKVGGWSGWRKYKYTKKLHQLDKFLHRVFYVPKLQGVRDEREALVSLRNIEAAPSGIEEKLVMTSNHPEKVKFSSAVPEPPCITVGLDLPLKELKMKLLKDEKVSMLVLTAAGGCGKTTLAKKFCQDQEVKDTFKNNIFFVNVSKRPNLDLIVHELYQLKGFELPAFQNEFMAVDLLQQFLKKATDNPLLFVLDDVWSESESLLDKFDQFKFSNYKILVTSRFAFPRFGSPYHLALLNDEDAMALFHHSASLENESSYTSEDLSRKIMKRCEGWPLAIALVGRSLRGQPKEIWQKKILEWSKASSILDTEKDLLADRIKSTPQSSTQMSY